The following nucleotide sequence is from Allocatelliglobosispora scoriae.
CGGATCTCCAGGTCGGTGAGCCGGTCGTCCTGCTCCTGCGCGGCGATCATGGCCGAGATGAGGTCGTCGCGTGGCTCGACCGTACGCCGTGCCACCAGCTCGGCGAGGTATCCGTCGAACCAGTGCCCCGCCTCGATGATCGCGTCGAAGCCGGCCGAGGCGTTGATGCCGGTGAGCGTCTCGGCGTGCCGCTCGAAGTCGACCCGGTCCTCGAAGGGCACCCCGAGCATCTCGCTGATGACCGCGATCGGCAGCGGCAGCGCGAGCGCCTGGACCAGGTCGGCCGAGCCGAGCGGGGCGATCGCGTCGATCAGCCCGTCGGTGATCTCCTGGACCCGCGGCCGCATCTTCTCCACCCGGCGGCGGGTGAACGCCTTCGAGACGAGCCGCCGCGCCCGCGCGTGGTCCGGCGGATCGGTGAAGAGCATGTGCCGCGAGAGCGGATAGGCGTCACTGGCGAGCGGGTGGTATTTGTGCAGCTCCGGCGCGGCGGCGGTGATGCTGCGGACCAGCCGGGGATCGGCGAGCGCCTCGCGCGCCTCCCGGTTGCCCGTGATCAGCACCGACGGCATGCCGTCCGGCAGCTCCACCCGGTGGATGGGAGCGGTTCCCAGCTTCTCGGCGAGGGCGAGCGGGTCGGCGTAGACCTCGCTCGTCAGTGCAACTCGATCTGCCATCAGGGAGTCCTCGCTTACCAGGAGACGGGGAGGCAGGCGACGCGCTGGACGTCGCCGTCGACATACGTCGGGATCTGGCTGGCGGGCATCGCGAGCCGCAGCGTCGGGAAACGCGTGACCAGCCCGCGGAAGGCGATCTCCAGCTCCAGCCGGGCCAGGTTGCGGCCCAGGCAGTGGTGGATGCCGTGGCTGAAGGCGAGGTGGTGCGTGGGCGGGCGGGTCACGTCGAGCTCCTGCGGGTGCGTGGTGACGCTCGGGTCGAGGTTGGCGCCCGCGAAGCTGATCAGCATGCCGTCACCGGCCTTGATCACCTCGCCGGCGATCTCGATGTCCTCGGTGGCGACCCGGGCGAGCTGCTCGACGAGGGAGACGTAGCGCAGGATCTCCTCCACGGCACCCGGGATCAGGTCGGGGTCCTCGACGAGGGTGGCGTACTGGCCGGGGTTGTCGAGGAGCGCGATCGTGCCCAGCGCGAGGAGGCTGGAGGTGGTGACCGTGCCCGCGACGAGGATCGCCTGGGCGAAGGCGATGAGCTCGGTGTGGTCCAGCTCCCCGGCGGTGACGTGCTTGGCGATCAGGTCGTCGATCAGTCCGCCGCTGCCGGGGTTCTGCTCCTTCGAGATCACGAGCTTGCCCAGGTACGCGTTGAGGCGCTCCACCGCGACGTCTGCCATCGCCGGGTCGAAGAGCTGCCGCACGATCGGCTCGAACTCCTCCCGCTCGGCGTAGGGCACACCGAGGTAGGCGCAGACCGCCCGCATCGGCACCGGTGCGGAGAACGCCGAGACGAGGTCGCCCGGCGAGCCCTGGGCCAGCAGCACGTCGAGCTGTTCGTCCACGATGGACTCCAGCTCCGGCCGCAGCACGGCGACCCGGCGGACGGTGAACTTCGGCACGAGCATCTGCCGCTGCCGGGTGTGCTCCGGCGGGTCGATGCCGAAGAGGGCACCGGCGAAACCGCCCTCCTCCACCTCGCGGGCCATCTCCCGGGTCGCCCGCATCTGGAGCAGCTTCGGGTCCATGACCGGGTAGTCCGGGAAGTCCGAGCGGTTGGAGACCCGGGGGTCCGCGAGCAGCGCCCTCGCCTCGGCCGGCCCGGTCACCATCCAGGTGCTGCGGCCGTCATAGAGGCGTACGCGGGAGATCGGACCCGCCTCCCGCAGCTGCGCGGTCCGCGCCGACGGCCGGTAGTAGCACTCCCGGGCCAGCGGGTAGTCCATCAGCTCCTCGGTCATCGGGCAGCCGCCTGGAACCCGACGTGCGCGTAGTAGTCCGCGATCGCGTGGAACGATTCCTTCGGCTCGAACCGGTAGGTCGAGTCGGGGTTGTCGAAGTCGTCCCGGATCGTCTTCACGATCGCCATGCTCGCGGTGTCGATGTCGAGCCGGGGGTCGTCGGAGTGCGGGTGGGTCGGGTGGATGAACTCCGAGACCGCGACCCCGGCCACCCCGGCCCGCTCGAAGATGTCGAACATCTTCAGGTGGTAGGCGGCCTGCGCGCTCTCGTCCCGGACGTACCCGTCGAGCACCAGCGGGACCGGCCCCGACCGGTCGACGATGTCGTAGAACCGGAACGCCCGCGACTCCGCCTCGGCATCGGTCGCCGTGCCGAACTCCGCGATGTGGATCGGCTTGCCCCACTTGCGGTAACGCCCGATCTCGGCGATGTGCTCGTCGGCCGTACGCGGCCGGTCGGCGTACTGGTACATGATCCCGATGGCGTCGAAGAGCGCCCAGTCCACCTCCTCGAAGGGTGCCGCGGAGTAGCCGAGCTGCCCGCCGAACAGGGCGCGTGCCACCGTGGCCGCCTGCTGGAGGAAGGCGTTGAGCCGGGGCGCGGCCTCCTTGAAGTCGAGGCGGCCGGTCGGCTGCAGGAGCCGGTGCGGCAGGTCGGGGTAGGCGTTCGCCATCCGCAGGTGGTACTGCTCGCCGGGGGCGATGCCGGGGGTGAAGATGAGGTGCACGGCGCCGACGGTCAGGCTGATCTTGGCACCGTCGCGGCGCAGCGACTCGGCGAGCCGGGCCGTCTCGGCGAGGTGGTCCAGGATCTCGTCCTGCGCCTGGTCGACCAGGCGGGGCTGGAGCCAGATGTGCAGGTCGGAGTCGATCGCGACGGTCGCCGCCTGCTCCAGCCGGTCCAGGTCGCTGCCGTAGAGCGTGATCGAGTTGCAGTTGAGCTGGTCGGCGATGGCCGCGATCTCCTGCTTCATCCCGCGCTTGGTCCACACGGTCCGGGAGAGCTCGCCCTGCCCGGTCGCGAAGTTGGTGCCGGTGTCATAGGCGACACCCCGGTAGGCGAGGCCCTCGGTAGCCTGCTCCATGCTTGCCCTTCTTCCTTTCTGCTGGGTACGCCTGGCGGCGTGCCCGATGGACGTGCCGGTCGGCTCGGTGGCCGTTGGCGACGGGAGAGCCGACCGCTACCAGGTCACCGGGAACTCGAAGAGCCGCT
It contains:
- a CDS encoding cytochrome P450 family protein: MADRVALTSEVYADPLALAEKLGTAPIHRVELPDGMPSVLITGNREAREALADPRLVRSITAAAPELHKYHPLASDAYPLSRHMLFTDPPDHARARRLVSKAFTRRRVEKMRPRVQEITDGLIDAIAPLGSADLVQALALPLPIAVISEMLGVPFEDRVDFERHAETLTGINASAGFDAIIEAGHWFDGYLAELVARRTVEPRDDLISAMIAAQEQDDRLTDLEIRSNALLLLSAGFETTVNLVANGVLALLRNPAAVASLQADPSLMPGAVDEVLRFDSPVSSITYHFAREAVTIGDFEIQPGEHVVISAAAANHDPAVFTDPHRLDIRRETTGQLLSFSHGIHFCLGAPLARLEGEIAFGTLFSRLKDVTLAVPVSELTWKPSFVLHRLSSLPVTFA
- a CDS encoding cytochrome P450; translated protein: MTEELMDYPLARECYYRPSARTAQLREAGPISRVRLYDGRSTWMVTGPAEARALLADPRVSNRSDFPDYPVMDPKLLQMRATREMAREVEEGGFAGALFGIDPPEHTRQRQMLVPKFTVRRVAVLRPELESIVDEQLDVLLAQGSPGDLVSAFSAPVPMRAVCAYLGVPYAEREEFEPIVRQLFDPAMADVAVERLNAYLGKLVISKEQNPGSGGLIDDLIAKHVTAGELDHTELIAFAQAILVAGTVTTSSLLALGTIALLDNPGQYATLVEDPDLIPGAVEEILRYVSLVEQLARVATEDIEIAGEVIKAGDGMLISFAGANLDPSVTTHPQELDVTRPPTHHLAFSHGIHHCLGRNLARLELEIAFRGLVTRFPTLRLAMPASQIPTYVDGDVQRVACLPVSW
- a CDS encoding abortive infection protein, translated to MEQATEGLAYRGVAYDTGTNFATGQGELSRTVWTKRGMKQEIAAIADQLNCNSITLYGSDLDRLEQAATVAIDSDLHIWLQPRLVDQAQDEILDHLAETARLAESLRRDGAKISLTVGAVHLIFTPGIAPGEQYHLRMANAYPDLPHRLLQPTGRLDFKEAAPRLNAFLQQAATVARALFGGQLGYSAAPFEEVDWALFDAIGIMYQYADRPRTADEHIAEIGRYRKWGKPIHIAEFGTATDAEAESRAFRFYDIVDRSGPVPLVLDGYVRDESAQAAYHLKMFDIFERAGVAGVAVSEFIHPTHPHSDDPRLDIDTASMAIVKTIRDDFDNPDSTYRFEPKESFHAIADYYAHVGFQAAAR